AAAATCAATCTAACATTtcagaaattcattttataatcaGCTCATCCTTACCTTAGGCTGAATAGATTAAGATCTGTCCCTTTcagatttgatttctttctttcatactCCTGTCATGTATTTAGGTTATTGGACTCAAATCATCTCCAAAGGCCATATCCTTAATAACAGCTTCTAGTAACATAGGAAAACAAAGGATTTCATGGAAACAACTTCCATGTTTATGATACAATGGCTACAATTGCCCTTTCCCcactcctctttcttcttttgtatgttgtctcccttttagattataagctctttgagggcaggaattttctttctcttttttaattttcatttccaatgctttgcatttaaattttttattaaattgtattAAATTAGGAATCCTCTCAGCATCTAACAGGCTATCTATTGAACCAGTTTTACTTTCAACCTGATAACAAcgattgtccttcattcccaaagaagaccatgacatcaaggagatgatgccatgacaagcacatgaattggatttgagttaaggggctaagtcactggcctccctctcctccagagacatctgggttcagtggccaggtatgaatcaggatgactagagacaaccttgaatgtgaggcaatcaggattgcctccatttcctcatagtaaaatgacctgaagaaaaattggcaaatcactccagtatcttggtcaaggaaacctcaaatggggtcacaaggcaGCAGacatactgaaaataactgaacaacaacaaagagttGAAGACGTTTATGGCTCTGCCACTGTCTTTGGCAGGTCAAtcaacttttctgggcctcacCCCTACATCTGTAAATGGGTGAGAATGGGATCCTTAAGGTCTCATCCACTTATAATGGGATCCTTAAGGTCTCATCCACTTATAAATCTCAATCATTTTCAGGAAAAATatctaaaactaaaaatataaatttgacttagtcaAGATAATGCTTGTGTATTTTTATGATTGCATTTTCAAATGGTCTAATTAATTCAAAGCAAACAAGAACACATATAAGCAGTGGGTAAAGTGCAGGTTATCACAAAAGCTTAAATTTTGTGACacattatttaagaaaatgttattggTTTAAGTTAtatgtcattcattcattaggGTCATTCACTCCAAGTCACCAGAAACTCGCTTATTATGTTTCTCCTAACATGGATCATTCTCTCTCCCAACAACCTTATCTTTGCCCCTTGGAATTCAACCTCAGCTGTCACTTTCTACATAAGGTCATCTTTGATTCCCCTATCTCCAAGTATGTAGAGTTCTCTGCCACTCCATctgcaaaattattttgtatttagccCTTTTTGTATAGATGACATGTCCCCAAAATGGATCACAAACTCCTGATGGCAAGAAATCATGAGTTTTCCCAGTACTTTACACAGAGACATATACATGGACACTGTTTTTGAGATTGACTGCCATTCTGGGATTTGTAGTTCAGAGGAATAAGTCATCTCTCTCACATATGAAAAATCATATCAAACTATAGCAAACCATCCAGAAGGCAGCCCTGAGGCACAGCTATGAATGCTAGAAAAGATAGACAATCTgtgaaagaaaggagggggacTATAGGAATCTGGAATCAATTAAGAAGGATAGATATGGTGCCCTCACCCGAACAAGGACTCCCTGAGCTAAACCAAAAGGAAGCTGCAACATAGGGACATAGATTAAAGAGAAAGGATGACTGATCAAGCAGAGATAAGAGATATCTGAGTGGTCTGTGAGAGTCCCACAGAcatcaaggaagaaaataatcagACCAAGCTACAGCATATGATTGCCTCTTCAAGATCTAAGAGACATATAAATGGGATCAacttttttacaaaattattgtACTGCATCTCTGTCCAGTAACATGGGagattataaattattctttcattttgctGATTATTTCCTATACCATGATTTTGAATTCATATGaaatatatgtgtctgtgttgtgtttgtgtgtatatataatatttgtgtatatatatgtatatatatatatatgaagagagcaATGTATGCATATGAGGATAtttctggtatatatatatatgaaagtagacatatatacatatgtgtgtatggaaATCTCAATGTTTGTTATTAAGGCTTGTATTGTATGCTTAGTTCATTATCAAGAAATCTGTAAGGGAGaaaattatctagaataaaaaatAGGCATTAGAACAAAGCCTAATTTCTAGTCAAAGATCAGGAATTTTCCTAACATAATTTTCAATCTGCCATAAACAGCATAGAAAAGCAGACAAAGACAAAATGTGGGCCTGAGGACCAATTACATTGCCACTAgactaaaagtaaaattttttaaaatgaggaaatgaattaGATCTCTAGAGAAAAGGGAGTAAGATAGGTGGAGGTgaagaaagacaaggaaaaaatcaaattttaaaccACCCATGGTCTGTCCAGAAAGGGGATAGATGGGGTCTGGGAAGGACTCAGGGAATTCCCAGAGAATCCTGGGAAAGAAAGTTGGTTACAGTTCAGATTGGAAGAGGGGATAGAAAGGATTGAGTACCAAGGTGCCAACTCAGTCCTCCAGAGGgttacaaatgagggaattaatCACTCTAATCTTGACCTCCTCTCCATGCCAATGTCTTGACAAAATATATGCCTTGATTACTATCTTCTGGTCATTGGTTCTCCCATGGCAATTTTCTCAAGTTTCATTATTTTACAAGAGTCAACAAAATAATTCTCTCCCATACTGACTATCCTACAATTAATCCTTATAATGACTTTCCTAGCCTTTGCTACAAAAAATGATAATATCTTTCTTCACTGTGTCACATTACCTTTATCCTTTCCTATCACTGAGTAATTTGAAGGACCTTCTGGGATGGTCTCCTATAATGCTATTAACAAAGCCTAGAGCCTAACTCTTCACAGATGTGTAAGACAATTGTCAATGGCCATGGTGAAACTCAAGGCCCACAATGATGATGCCAAAGAGAATATGAATTACAATTGGCACACTCAGTGACTATGGAAAGCTTACAGCAACTTAAGCCTACTAAGAGTTGTTTTCAGAGCCTCCTTCACCTCCTTGTTCCTTAGACTGTAGATAAGAGGGTTCAGCATAGGGATCACTACAGTGTAGAACACAGACACCACCTTGCCCTCTTCTAGGGATTGTCCAGATTTGCTGCGTGCATACATGAAGGCAAGGGTTCCAAAGAAGAGCCCAACTGCAGTCATGTGAGAAGCACAAGTAGAAAAGGTCTTTGTCCTCCCTCCAGCAGAGTGGATCTGGAGGATGGCTCTAATGATGAACAGATAGGACACCAAGATCGTGCTCAGGCTGGATAGCATCACAAAGCAAGCAAATATCACAAGCACTAGGTCTTGTGGGAAAGTGTCTCCACAGGACAACTTCAACAGGGCTAGGAggtcacagaaaataaaatctatctgGTTGTCACCACAGTAGGAGAGTGAGAACATGCAGTAGGTTCTTACAATAGCATTAGTCAAACCCCCAAGATAGGCCCCAGTCACGAATTTCAGTCTGGTCTTCGGAGTCATGATGGTGACATAAAGCAGAGGCTGACACACAGCTACATAGCGGTCATAGGCCATGATGGCCAGCAGGTAGCAATCAGAGGTGCCAAAGAAAGTGAACATGAAGAACTGGGTGGCACACTGCTCATAAGAGAGCACAGCTCTTCCAGCAGTTAAGGTCAAAAGGAGCTGAGGTAACACAgttgaagaaaaacagaaatctagAAATGCCAGATGTCCAAGTAGGAAGTACATGGGTGTGTGGAGTCTCGGACTGGTCCAGACCAGGGTGATCATGCTGAGGTTACCCAGTAGTATTATCAAGTAGAAGGCCAGAAACACTACCAGCAGAAGACTCTCCAGTTCAGGGTGGTTGTTGAAGCCAAGCAAGATAAACTCCATTATTATGGTCCTATTTCCAATAGCCATGAGGCTATGGACTGTTgctagggaaaagaaaagattcaggTCAAAATCAAAGTGCAATAAGAAAAATTAGAGGAGTAGGGGAGAGGGGCAGAGTAGCTGGGGTTCAAGTGATGGGTCCAATCATACAGGAACTTGCTATGGTCTTGGTAAATAAATCTGGTCTTGCTCTAACTAAGCTCCTAGTTAATGCTTGCTGATGAGCagtaaattcaattcaactccttaattttacagaagaagaaattgagatccaaaaaggttaaattatgtttttaatattattattattataaactaaCATTTACAGTGTACCTTGTaagtattatcttattttacCCTCACAACACTGGAAATAAAAgtgttatttttatctccattttataagtgagcAAACTAAAGTGGacagaaggttaagtgattttcccaaggttgcACATCTAGGAAatctctgagactggatatgagcTCAAGTCTGCCAAGTCCAGGTCCAACATGCTGTCTCTTGCACCATCAAGAGGCAAATTTGAAAACTGATCTTCAGATTGCATCCAAGACTCTTGTCATTACTCTGCTGGAGATTGAGTGTTGTCAACATTCAACAtgccaaaaagcatttatttggccatgtgctaggcactgaggactcaaaaaaaaggtaaaagatagtgCTAGCTCtctaggagtttataatctaggtCGGTTCCTGAGGTTTTGCTACCACAAGcccttccatttttcctctttcctggaTTACCTCAGTTCTTTAGAAAGACACTTCATTGGGGGGCATCTAGGagttgcaatggatagagtactggctctggagtcaggagtacctgggttcaaatccagcctcagacacttaacaattccctagctgtgtggccttgggcaagccacttaaccccattgccttgcaaaacccaaaaaaaagAACGACACTTCATTGAATCAGAAGACCATAGGATGTAAAGGTGATCATATAAAATCTAAATCCACATCAAAAACTACTAGATAACCTATGAAGGCAGCCTCAGACTCAATACATGCAATTCAGAATTAAATATATCCTTGCCAAACCCACCCGTGTGAATTCCTGGACAGACAGATGATACGATGTTGgtccaagagtcaggaagactcatcttcctgagttcaattctggcctcagacactcaataactaTGTGTGTCTCAGGGTaagtcactttcctcatctattaaattaaCTGGAATGGGAAATGACAAATATTCCAACTGAATAGTCatatacaactgaaaatgactgaaaaaatatataaactctctgctttcctaatttttctatttttgtgaagTACTATCAATCTTTTAGACAGAGTTTTGTTTAAATCTGCACTCTTCCTCCAACTCCTCTTAAATGAACATCAATTAGTGGCGATGTTTTAGTAGTTCTGTTTCAAAACTTCCCCTTTAGGCTACTCATACAGTCACCCCTCCAGTGCAGGTCCTCATCACTTCTTGCCtgaactattacaataatctCCTAATAATCCTTTCAGCTTCCAGTCTCTCTCCTTCATTCTATTCTCTACACAGTTGCCAAAAGATGTCCTGATTCAAGAAACTCCATTGGCTTCTTAAGAgtcttcagaatcaaatatagaTGATTGTTTATCCTTTATAATCATCTTATAACCTCTCTTTCCAAACGAATCACACATGAGTCCCCTTCAGACTCACTTCACTCTAGTCAAAATGGTCAACTCATTGTCTTTCAGATACAatattccatctcccaactccatgCTTTCACACTGGCTATTCCCTACTACCTGAGTATCTCCCTTTCTTAGAAGTCAGAGTTCAGGTCAAATGCTGCCACCTGCATGatacctttcctgatctcccccaACTGTTCCTTTCCACTTCttaaatcaatttatatttaCTTAGTACATGTTATATCAGCTTAAAGGTATTCACGTTATTTGC
The Macrotis lagotis isolate mMagLag1 chromosome 3, bilby.v1.9.chrom.fasta, whole genome shotgun sequence genome window above contains:
- the LOC141516741 gene encoding olfactory receptor 9Q1-like, translated to MAIGNRTIIMEFILLGFNNHPELESLLLVVFLAFYLIILLGNLSMITLVWTSPRLHTPMYFLLGHLAFLDFCFSSTVLPQLLLTLTAGRAVLSYEQCATQFFMFTFFGTSDCYLLAIMAYDRYVAVCQPLLYVTIMTPKTRLKFVTGAYLGGLTNAIVRTYCMFSLSYCGDNQIDFIFCDLLALLKLSCGDTFPQDLVLVIFACFVMLSSLSTILVSYLFIIRAILQIHSAGGRTKTFSTCASHMTAVGLFFGTLAFMYARSKSGQSLEEGKVVSVFYTVVIPMLNPLIYSLRNKEVKEALKTTLSRLKLL